One window of the Trifolium pratense cultivar HEN17-A07 linkage group LG2, ARS_RC_1.1, whole genome shotgun sequence genome contains the following:
- the LOC123910527 gene encoding uncharacterized protein LOC123910527 codes for MLVRSHGACMSRLDRILVSPNWLMEWGDVNLWALPRDISDHCPIILRYSNFDWGPKPFRFNNHWLKNKGFREVLKEGWSSTLVVGWKGVVVKEKLKALKEVLKRWNREVYEGLEEKILALTKEVERLDLKREVGVFGDDDNVAQKTCLLDLRNLLHSKDSLLFQRSRSRWLKEGDANTGYFHSCVEPVEVRGEVVGFFKKHYAEVNWRRPQLDGVEFPSLSPEQIESLGKPFLVTK; via the coding sequence ATGTTAGTGAGATCACATGGAGCGTGCATGAGTAGACTTGACCGGATTCTTGTTTCCCCAAATTGGCTTATGGAGTGGGGCGACGTAAATCTTTGGGCTCTTCCAAGGGATATCTCGGACCATTGCCCTATTATTCTTAGGTACTCTAACTTTGATTGGGGCCCAAAACCCTTTCGGTTTAACAATCATTGGCTTAAGAATAAAGGGTTTAGAGAGGTGCTGAAGGAGGGTTGGTCTTCTACATTGGTTGTAGGGTGGAAGGGGGTGGTTgttaaagaaaaattgaaggCTCTTAAAGAGGTCCTAAAGAGGTGGAATAGGGAGGTTTACGAAGGCTTGGAGGAGAAGATATTGGCTCTTACAAAAGAAGTTGAAAGGCTCGACTTGAAGAGGGAAGTTGGGGTTTTTGGTGATGACGACAATGTGGCTCAAAAGACTTGCCTCTTGGACTTGCGCAATCTTCTCCATAGTAAAGATAGCTTGTTGTTCCAAAGGTCGCGGTCTCGTTGGTTGAAGGAAGGTGATGCTAACACCGGCTACTTCCATTCGTGCGTGGAACCGGTGGAGGTTAGGGGGGAGGTGGTGGGGTTCTTTAAAAAACATTACGCCGAGGTTAATTGGAGAAGGCCTCAACTTGATGGGGTGGAATTTCCATCGCTTTCACCCGAACAAATTGAATCTCTGGGTAAGCCTTTCTTGGTGACGAAGTGA
- the LOC123904567 gene encoding chloride channel protein CLC-c-like, whose protein sequence is MDEERGLEHMIPKSRSSSSSSSSSSSAAGSPRSGLIEPLLVNNSRLNTTSQIAIVGAKVCPIESLDYEIIENDLFKQDWSSRGKAELAQYMILRWAIALLIGLGTGLVAFFNNIGVENIAGFKLLFTNDLMLNHKYYKAFAVYASCNMVLAIAAASLCAYIAPAAAGSGIPEVKSYLNGVDAPSILAPTTLFVKIFGSIFGVAAGFVVGKEGPMVHTGACIANLLGQGGSEKYGLTWKGFRYFKNDRDRRDFITCGAAAGVAGAFRAPVGGVLFALEEAASWWRSALLWRTFFTTAVVAVVLRGFMEYCKGEKCGLFGEGGLIMFDVNSVKPAYSIPDLLVVIFLGVIGGLLGSLYNYLVDKVLRTYSIINEKGPIFKIILVMIISFLTSCCSFGVPWLSKCIPCPSHVGDQCPTVGRSGHYKNFQCPPNHYNDLASLFFTTNDDAIRNLFIAGSDKRFLLSSLLIFFVAIYFLGIITYGIAIPSGLFIPVILAGASYGRVAGSLLSPFTVLDVGLFALLGAASFLGGTMRMTVSLCVILLELTNNLLMLPLVMLVLLISKSVADCFNKGVYDQIVEMKGLPYLEAHAEPYMRQLVAGDVVSCPLVTFSKIEKVGNIVHTLKVTRHNGFPVIDEPPLSDAPELCGLVLRSHLLVILKHKVFTTMQEGMPLIMNKLRPHDFGKPGSGKGIKLDDLEISEEEMEMYVDLHPITNRSPYTVIETLSLAKTAVLFRELGLRHLLVLPKTPGRLPIVGIMTRHDFMPEHILGLYPQCNPYK, encoded by the exons ATGGATGAGGAGCGGGGCCTGGAGCATATGATACCAAAAtcaagatcatcatcatcatcatcatcttcatcatcttctgcaGCAGGATCACCCAGATCTGGGCTCATAGAGCCTCTGCTTGTCAATAACAGCAGGCTCAATACTACTTCCCAAATTGCCATTGTTGGAGCCAAAGTTTGTCCGATTGAAAGTCTCGACTACGA GATCATTGAGAATGATTTATTCAAGCAAGACTGGAGTTCTAGAGGAAAGGCTGAGCTAGCACAGTATATGATTCTAAGATGGGCCATTGCACTTCTTATTGGTTTAGGCACAGGCCTTGTTGCCTTCTTTAACAACATTGGAGTTGAGAATATTGCCGGTTTCAAGCTTCTCTTCACCAACGATCTCATGCTTAATCACAA ATATTATAAGGCCTTTGCAGTTTATGCTAGTTGTAATATGGTTTTAGCCATTGCTGCAGCATCCCTCTGTGCCTACATTGCCCCTGCAGCAGCAGGATCTGGCATACCTGAGGTAAAGTCATATCTCAACGGCGTAGACGCTCCTTCTATATTGGCTCCAACCACCCTCTTTGTAAAG ATTTTTGGTTCAATATTTGGGGTTGCAGCTGGTTTTGTTGTGGGTAAGGAAGGGCCTATGGTGCATACTGGTGCTTGCATAGCTAATTTACTTGGACAAGGTGGTTCTGAAAAATATGGACTAACCTGGAAAGGATtcagatattttaaaaatgacagAGATCGAAGGGATTTTATCACATGTGGTGCGGCTGCTGGTGTTGCCGGTGCCTTTCGTGCCCCAGTTGGTGGTGTCCTTTTTGCACTTGAAGAAGCGGCTTCTTG GTGGAGGAGTGCTCTTTTGTGGCGAACATTTTTCACTACAGCTGTAGTAGCTGTAGTGTTGAGAGGTTTCATGGAATATTGCAAAGGTGAAAAATGTGGTCTTTTTGGGGAAGGAGGTTTGATAATGTTTGATGTCAATTCAGTAAAGCCTGCATACAGCATACCTGACTTACTGGTAGTTATATTTCTTGGAGTTATTGGAGGTCTTTTGGGAAGCCTTTATAATTATCTCGTGGATAAGGTCCTTCGTACTTACAGCATCATTAATGA GAAAGGtcctatttttaaaataatacttgTGATGATTATATCATTTTTGACCTCTTGCTGTTCATTTGGGGTTCCATGGCTATCAAAGTGCATCCCTTGTCCTTCTCATGTTGGGGATCAGTGCCCAACCGTAGGGCGCTCTGGACACTACAAGAATTTCCAGTGTCCTCCTAATCACTACAATGACCTCGCCTCTCTCTTTTTTACCACCAATGATGATGCCATCCGCAACCTCTTTATTGCTGGCTCTGACAAAAGATTCCTGCTCTCCAGTCTCCTAATATTCTTTGTGGCAATTTACTTTCTCGGAATCATCACTTACGGTATTGCAATTCCGTCAGGGCTCTTTATTCCGGTGATACTTGCAGGGGCCTCATATGGTCGTGTTGCAGGAAGTTTGTTAAGTCCATTCACAGTTTTGGATGTGGGCTTGTTTGCACTCTTGGGAGCTGCATCCTTCCTTGGTGGCACAATGAGAATGACTGTTTCTCTTTGCGTCATACTTCTTGAACTTACTAATAACCTCCTCATGCTACCATTGGTCATGTTGGTTCTCCTTATCTCAAAGTCTGTGGCAGATTGTTTTAACAAAGGCGTTTATGATCAAATAGTGGAAATGAAGGGGTTGCCTTATTTGGAAGCACACGCAGAACCGTACATGAGGCAGTTAGTTGCAGGTGATGTTGTTTCTTGTCCGTTGGTTACATTCTCTAAGATTGAAAAAGTGGGGAATATTGTGCACACTTTAAAGGTGACGCGACATAATGGGTTCCCTGTAATTGACGAGCCCCCATTATCAGATGCACCAGAGTTGTGTGGATTGGTTTTGAGGTCACATTTGCTTGTAATTCTTAAACACAAGGTATTTACGACGATGCAAGAGGGGATGCCCTTGATTATGAATAAGTTGAGGCCACATGATTTTGGAAAGCCAGGTTCAGGGAAGGGGATAAAGCTGGATGATTTAGAGATATCAGAGGAGGAGATGGAAATGTATGTTGATCTGCATCCTATTACCAACAGGTCACCATATACAGTTATAGAGACATTGTCTTTGGCTAAAACAGCTGTTCTTTTTCGCGAGCTTGGCCTCAGGCACTTGTTGGTCCTCCCAAAGACACCTGGA AGGCTTCCCATTGTGGGGATCATGACTAGGCACGACTTCATGCCGGAACATATATTGGGATTATACCCTCAGTGCAATCCCTACAAGTAA
- the LOC123910528 gene encoding dynamin-2A-like isoform X1 produces MEAIEELVQLSESMRQASALLADEDIEDSRRTSTFLNVVGLGNIGAGKSAALNSLIGHPVLPTGENGATRAPISIELNRDTSLTTKSIILQMDNKSQQVSASGLRHSLQDRLSKGSSGKRSDEIYLKLRTGTAPPLKLIDLPGLDQRIVDDKMISEYVEHNDAILLVVVPAAQAQEISSSRALRVAKEYDAESTRTVGVISKIDQAAAEPKALAAVQALLLNQGPPKTSDIPWVALIGQSVSIASAQSGSGAPESSLETAWRAETESLKSILTGAPQSKLGRIALVESLAAQIRNRMKLRLPTLLTGLQGKSQIVQEELVKLGEQMVSTSEGTRALGLELCREFEEKFLQHLTGGEGNGWKVVASFEGNFPNRIKQLPIDRHFDINNVKRIVLEADGYQPYLISPEKGLRSLIKGVLELAKEPSRLCVDEVHRVLVDLVSAAANATPGLGRYPPFKREIVAIASSALESFKNESKKMVVALVDMERAFVPPQHFIRLVQRRMERQRREDELKNRSSKKAVDAEQSILNRATSPQTGQQSGGNLKSMKEKSSQQDKDTPEVSGLKVAGPDGEITAGYLFKKSGKGSGWSKRWFVLNEKSGKLGYTKKQEERHFRGVITLEECNIDEISDEDEAAAKSSKDKKSNGPDSGKASNLVFKITSKVPYKTVMKAQSTVLLKAESMADKVEWINKLRNVAQAKGGQAIGEPSFPMRQSLSDGSLDTMARKPADPEEELRWMSQEVRGYVEAVLNSLAANVPKAVVLCQVEKAKEDMLNQLYSSISAVSSAKIEELLQEDQNVKRRRERAQKQSSLLSKLTRQLSVHDNRAAAASNWSDRGSAAESSPRSSGPTSGDDWRSAFDAAGNGPSDSLSRYGSGGHSRRYSDPSQNGDLSSGSNSSSRRTPNRLPPAPPQSSSRY; encoded by the exons ATGGAGGCAATCGAGGAATTGGTTCAGCTCTCCGAATCCATGCGACAAGCTTCCGCCCTCCTCGCCGATGAAGACATTGAAGACTCCAGGCGCACTTCTACTTTCCTCAACGTCGTTGGCCTCGGCAATATC GGTGCTGGAAAATCTGCTGCATTGAATAGCCTCATTGGACATCCTGTTTTG CCAACAGGTGAAAATGGCGCTACCAGGGCTCCCATTAGCATTGAATTGAATAGAGACACATCTTTAACCACCAAGTCTATCATCCTCCAAATGGATAATAAATCTCAGCAGGTTTCTGCAA GTGGCCTCCGACATTCTCTACAGGATAGACTCAGCAAAGGTTCCTCTGGTAAGAGAAGTGATGAAATTTATCTAAAACTTCGTACCGGTACTG CACCGCCGTTGAAGTTAATTGATTTGCCTGGATTGGACCAGCGGATAGTTGATGACAAAATG atCAGTGAATATGTTGAGCACAATGACGCTATTTTACTGGTGGTAGTTCCTGCGGCTCAGGCACAAGAAATTTCATCATCACGAGCCCTTAGAGTAGCAAAGGAATATGATGCTGAAT CCACCAGAACAGTTGGTGTTATCAGTAAAATCGATCAGGCAGCCGCAGAACCAAAAGCCCTTGCAGCTGTGCAGGCACTCCTATTGAACCAGGGACCACCAAAAACCTCTGATATTCCGTGGGTTGCTTTGATAGGCCAGTCTGTTTCTATAGCTTCTGCACAGTCTGGGAGTGGTGCACCTGAGAGCTCGTTGGAAACTGCCTGGCGCGCTGAAACTGAAAGTTTGAAATCCATACTGACCGGAGCCCCTCAAAGCAAGCTTGGTAGAATTGCTTTGGTTGAGTCTCTTGCTGCACAAATCCGCAATCGTATGAAGCTGCGGCTTCCAACACTCCTCACTGG CCTTCAGGGAAAGTCTCAAATTGTTCAAGAAGAATTAGTGAAGCTCGGTGAACAAATGGTTAGTACTTCTGAAGGTACAAGAGCTCTAGGCCTGGAGTTATGTCGTGAATTTGAGGAAAAGTTTCTTCAACATCTCACTGGAGGCGAG GGTAATGGTTGGAAAGTGGTTGCCAGTTTTGAAGGGAATTTTCCTAACAGGATCAAGCAACTTCCTATTGACAGACACTTTGACATAAACAATGTCAAGAGG ATTGTCTTAGAAGCAGATGGATATCAACCTTATCTTATCTCTCCAGAGAAAGGTCTGAGGTCCTTAATAAAAGGCGTTCTTGAACTGGCAAAGGAGCCATCACGCCTGTGTGTCGATGAG GTACACCGTGTGCTTGTGGATCTAGTTTCAGCTGCTGCAAATGCTACACCTGGTCTTGGAAGATATCCTCCTTTCAAGAGAGAG ATTGTGGCAATTGCAAGTTCTGCCTTGGAGTcatttaaaaatgaatccaAGAAAATGGTGGTTGCACTAGTTGATATGGAGCGTGCATTTGTTCCACCCCAACATTTTATTCGTCTAGTGCAGAGGCG AATGGAAAGGCAACGCCGAGAAGATGAGCTAAAGAACCGGTCATCCAAAAAGGCAGTTGATGCAGAACAGTCAATTCTAAACAGG GCAACTAGTCCCCAAACAGGTCAACAGAGTGGAGGCAACTTAAAATCAATGAAAGAGAAATCCAGTCAGCAAGACAAGGATACACCAGAGGTATCTGGCTTGAAGGTTGCGGGTCCCGATGGGGAGATTACAGCAG GATATCTGTTTAAAAAAAGCGGCAAAGGTAGTGGTTGGAGTAAGCGGTGGTTTGTTCTAAATGAAAAGAGTGGCAAG CTTGGATATACCAAAAAACAAGAAGAGAGACATTTTCGAGGAGTAATTACATTGGAG GAATGCAATATTGATGAGATTtctgatgaggatgaagccgCTGCAAAGAGTTCCAAGGATAAAAAGTCCAATGGACCCGATTCTGGAAAAGCATCTAACCTCGTTTTCAAGATAACAAGCAAGGTCCCTTATAAGACTGTTATGAAAG CTCAAAGTACAGTTTTGTTGAAGGCGGAGAGCATGGCAGATAAGGTTGAGTGGATCAACAAGCTGAGAAATGTTGCCCAGGCTAAAGGGGGTCAAGCAATTGGTGAACCTAGCTTTCCAATGCGACAAAGTCTTTCTGATGGTTCCCTT GATACTATGGCTAGAAAACCTGCTGATCCAGAGGAAGAGCTGAGATGGATGTCTCAGGAAGTGCGTGGTTATGTTGAAGCTGTTCTCAACAGCCTTGCTGCCAATGTTCCAAAA GCAGTTGTTCTTTGCCAAGTAGAGAAAGCTAAAGAAGACATGCTTAACCAGTTATACAGTTCCATCAG CGCTGTAAGCTCAGCAAAAATTGAGGAACTGCTCCAGGAGGATCAAAATGTCAAGCGTAGAAGGGAGCGTGCTCAGAAACAATCTTCCCTTCTTTCAAAACTTACTAGGCAGCTAAGTGTCCATGACAACAGAGCGGCTGCCGCGTCCAATTGGTCTGATAGAGGGAGTGCAGCAG AAAGCAGCCCACGCAGCTCTGGACCAACATCGGGTGATGATTGGAGGTCTGCATTTGATGCTGCTGGCAATGGTCCAAGTGACTCACTATCCAGGTATGGTTCTGGTGGTCACAGTAGACGTTACAGTGATCCATCCCAAAATGGCGATCTGAGCTCAGGATCAAATTCTAGCAGTCGCCGGACACCAAATCGGTTGCCTCCTGCTCCTCCACAATCTAGTTCAAGATATTAG
- the LOC123910528 gene encoding dynamin-2A-like isoform X2, whose product MEAIEELVQLSESMRQASALLADEDIEDSRRTSTFLNVVGLGNIGAGKSAALNSLIGHPVLPTGENGATRAPISIELNRDTSLTTKSIILQMDNKSQQVSASGLRHSLQDRLSKGSSGKRSDEIYLKLRTGTAPPLKLIDLPGLDQRIVDDKMISEYVEHNDAILLVVVPAAQAQEISSSRALRVAKEYDAESTRTVGVISKIDQAAAEPKALAAVQALLLNQGPPKTSDIPWVALIGQSVSIASAQSGSGAPESSLETAWRAETESLKSILTGAPQSKLGRIALVESLAAQIRNRMKLRLPTLLTGLQGKSQIVQEELVKLGEQMVSTSEGTRALGLELCREFEEKFLQHLTGGEGNGWKVVASFEGNFPNRIKQLPIDRHFDINNVKRIVLEADGYQPYLISPEKGLRSLIKGVLELAKEPSRLCVDEVHRVLVDLVSAAANATPGLGRYPPFKREIVAIASSALESFKNESKKMVVALVDMERAFVPPQHFIRLVQRRMERQRREDELKNRSSKKAVDAEQSILNRATSPQTGQQSGGNLKSMKEKSSQQDKDTPEVSGLKVAGPDGEITAGYLFKKSGKGSGWSKRWFVLNEKSGKLGYTKKQEERHFRGVITLEECNIDEISDEDEAAAKSSKDKKSNGPDSGKASNLVFKITSKVPYKTVMKAQSTVLLKAESMADKVEWINKLRNVAQAKGGQAIGEPSFPMRQSLSDGSLDTMARKPADPEEELRWMSQEVRGYVEAVLNSLAANVPKAVVLCQVEKAKEDMLNQLYSSISAVSSAKIEELLQEDQNVKRRRERAQKQSSLLSKLTRQLSVHDNRAAAASNWSDRGSAAGTIYKFA is encoded by the exons ATGGAGGCAATCGAGGAATTGGTTCAGCTCTCCGAATCCATGCGACAAGCTTCCGCCCTCCTCGCCGATGAAGACATTGAAGACTCCAGGCGCACTTCTACTTTCCTCAACGTCGTTGGCCTCGGCAATATC GGTGCTGGAAAATCTGCTGCATTGAATAGCCTCATTGGACATCCTGTTTTG CCAACAGGTGAAAATGGCGCTACCAGGGCTCCCATTAGCATTGAATTGAATAGAGACACATCTTTAACCACCAAGTCTATCATCCTCCAAATGGATAATAAATCTCAGCAGGTTTCTGCAA GTGGCCTCCGACATTCTCTACAGGATAGACTCAGCAAAGGTTCCTCTGGTAAGAGAAGTGATGAAATTTATCTAAAACTTCGTACCGGTACTG CACCGCCGTTGAAGTTAATTGATTTGCCTGGATTGGACCAGCGGATAGTTGATGACAAAATG atCAGTGAATATGTTGAGCACAATGACGCTATTTTACTGGTGGTAGTTCCTGCGGCTCAGGCACAAGAAATTTCATCATCACGAGCCCTTAGAGTAGCAAAGGAATATGATGCTGAAT CCACCAGAACAGTTGGTGTTATCAGTAAAATCGATCAGGCAGCCGCAGAACCAAAAGCCCTTGCAGCTGTGCAGGCACTCCTATTGAACCAGGGACCACCAAAAACCTCTGATATTCCGTGGGTTGCTTTGATAGGCCAGTCTGTTTCTATAGCTTCTGCACAGTCTGGGAGTGGTGCACCTGAGAGCTCGTTGGAAACTGCCTGGCGCGCTGAAACTGAAAGTTTGAAATCCATACTGACCGGAGCCCCTCAAAGCAAGCTTGGTAGAATTGCTTTGGTTGAGTCTCTTGCTGCACAAATCCGCAATCGTATGAAGCTGCGGCTTCCAACACTCCTCACTGG CCTTCAGGGAAAGTCTCAAATTGTTCAAGAAGAATTAGTGAAGCTCGGTGAACAAATGGTTAGTACTTCTGAAGGTACAAGAGCTCTAGGCCTGGAGTTATGTCGTGAATTTGAGGAAAAGTTTCTTCAACATCTCACTGGAGGCGAG GGTAATGGTTGGAAAGTGGTTGCCAGTTTTGAAGGGAATTTTCCTAACAGGATCAAGCAACTTCCTATTGACAGACACTTTGACATAAACAATGTCAAGAGG ATTGTCTTAGAAGCAGATGGATATCAACCTTATCTTATCTCTCCAGAGAAAGGTCTGAGGTCCTTAATAAAAGGCGTTCTTGAACTGGCAAAGGAGCCATCACGCCTGTGTGTCGATGAG GTACACCGTGTGCTTGTGGATCTAGTTTCAGCTGCTGCAAATGCTACACCTGGTCTTGGAAGATATCCTCCTTTCAAGAGAGAG ATTGTGGCAATTGCAAGTTCTGCCTTGGAGTcatttaaaaatgaatccaAGAAAATGGTGGTTGCACTAGTTGATATGGAGCGTGCATTTGTTCCACCCCAACATTTTATTCGTCTAGTGCAGAGGCG AATGGAAAGGCAACGCCGAGAAGATGAGCTAAAGAACCGGTCATCCAAAAAGGCAGTTGATGCAGAACAGTCAATTCTAAACAGG GCAACTAGTCCCCAAACAGGTCAACAGAGTGGAGGCAACTTAAAATCAATGAAAGAGAAATCCAGTCAGCAAGACAAGGATACACCAGAGGTATCTGGCTTGAAGGTTGCGGGTCCCGATGGGGAGATTACAGCAG GATATCTGTTTAAAAAAAGCGGCAAAGGTAGTGGTTGGAGTAAGCGGTGGTTTGTTCTAAATGAAAAGAGTGGCAAG CTTGGATATACCAAAAAACAAGAAGAGAGACATTTTCGAGGAGTAATTACATTGGAG GAATGCAATATTGATGAGATTtctgatgaggatgaagccgCTGCAAAGAGTTCCAAGGATAAAAAGTCCAATGGACCCGATTCTGGAAAAGCATCTAACCTCGTTTTCAAGATAACAAGCAAGGTCCCTTATAAGACTGTTATGAAAG CTCAAAGTACAGTTTTGTTGAAGGCGGAGAGCATGGCAGATAAGGTTGAGTGGATCAACAAGCTGAGAAATGTTGCCCAGGCTAAAGGGGGTCAAGCAATTGGTGAACCTAGCTTTCCAATGCGACAAAGTCTTTCTGATGGTTCCCTT GATACTATGGCTAGAAAACCTGCTGATCCAGAGGAAGAGCTGAGATGGATGTCTCAGGAAGTGCGTGGTTATGTTGAAGCTGTTCTCAACAGCCTTGCTGCCAATGTTCCAAAA GCAGTTGTTCTTTGCCAAGTAGAGAAAGCTAAAGAAGACATGCTTAACCAGTTATACAGTTCCATCAG CGCTGTAAGCTCAGCAAAAATTGAGGAACTGCTCCAGGAGGATCAAAATGTCAAGCGTAGAAGGGAGCGTGCTCAGAAACAATCTTCCCTTCTTTCAAAACTTACTAGGCAGCTAAGTGTCCATGACAACAGAGCGGCTGCCGCGTCCAATTGGTCTGATAGAGGGAGTGCAGCAGGTACTATCTACAAATTTGCTTGA
- the LOC123910530 gene encoding uncharacterized protein LOC123910530 encodes MAAVGVKCSSLPFIEARKFKSSYSSSSPCYYYYRNRNRNRRRIICSLFWGANNEKKRNNSISSWSSHQQEFSFSVTTTTTESESESTKKKVISISFVSSISDIPSSEWDACAVDATGGADKLNPFLSHAFLLSLEISSSAVKENGWTPHHMIVKDDESNIVVGVVPLYLKTHSYGEFVFDHSWANAYYNYGSSAYYPKLQSCVPFTPVTGPRILIRNTSFKHHVFDFIISAMKDLTAMSQLSSLHVTFPSQNEWHKFSQKGFLPRIGMQYHWTNRNYKDFDHFLMDMKHNKRKKIRQERKKVAAQNLVMKRLRGYEIKAKHWDSFYTFYRNTTDNKWGTPHLTREFFHEMGSRMGDQVLLIVAEDGDELVAGALNLIGGDTLFGRLWGCQPQTYYPFLHFEACYYQAIEAAIELNLKTVEAGAQGEHKIERGYLPVTTYSCHYLIDEEFRKVIEDFLVRESSQVKVVMKLLRDSGPFKEGVL; translated from the exons ATGGCAGCAGTGGGAGTGAAGTGCTCCTCATTGCCGTTTATTGAGGCTCGCAAATTCAAATCatcatattcttcttcttctccgtgttattattattatagaaatagaaatagaaatagaagAAGAATAATTTGTTCATTGTTTTGGGGAGCTAATAACGAGAAGAAACGGAATAATAGCATTTCATCATGGTCATCGCACCAGCAAGAATTCAGTTTCAGTGTGACGACGACGACGACAGAGTCAGAGTCGGAGTCGACAAAGAAGAAAGTGATAAGTATTTCTTTTGTATCTTCAATATCAGATATTCCATCTAGCGAATGGGATGCATGTGCTGTGGATGCTACCGGTGGAGCTGACAAGTTGAATCCATTCCTCTCTCACGCTTTTCTATTATCTTTAGAGATTTCATCTTCTGCTGTCAAGGAAAATGGATGGACCCCACACCACATGATTGTTAAGGATGATGAGTCAAATATCGTTGTGGGTGTTGTACCTCTGTATCTTAAGACCCATTCATATGGTGAATTTGTTTTTGATCATTCATGGGCAAATGCTTATTATAATTATGGATCTTCTGCTTATTACCCAAAGTTACAATCATGTGTCCCCTTCACCCCAGTCACTGGTCCAAGGATCTTAATTCGTAATACATCTTTCAAACATCATGTTTTTGACTTTATTATATCTGCAATGAAGGATCTCACTGCCATG TCTCAGCTTTCATCTTTACATGTCACTTTCCCCTCTCAAAACGAGTGGCACAAATTCTCTCAAAAAGGTTTCCTCCCCAGGATTGGAATGCAGTATCACTGGACCAACCGCAACTACAAAGA TTTTGATCATTTCTTGATGGACATGAAgcataataaaagaaaaaagatacgTCAAGAGCGCAAAAAG GTTGCAGCTCAGAACTTGGTAATGAAACGGCTCCGCGGTTATGAAATAAAG GCAAAGCACTGGGATTCCTTCTACACCTTTTACAGGAACACAACTGATAACAA ATGGGGTACTCCTCACCTAACAAGGGAGTTTTTTCATGAGATGGGATCAAGAATGGGAGATCAGGTACTACTTATTGTTGCTGAAGACGGGGATGAACTAGTTGCAGGTGCCTTGAATCTCATCGGAGGAGATACTTTGTTTGGGCGCCTATGGGGTTGTCAGCCACAAACTTATTATCCATTTTTGCATTTTGAAGCATGTTATTACCAG GCAATTGAAGCAGCAATTGAACTCAATCTTAAAACAGTAGAAGCAGGAGCTCAGGGTGAACATAAGATTGAGCGTGGATATCTTCCTGTGACAACATATAGCTGTCATTACCTTATTGATGAAGAGTTTAGGAAAGTTATAGAAGATTTTTTAGTTCGTGAATCTTCTCAG